GGACTTTCGCAGTGTGGTTCTGTCGGGGCTTGCCGAAGATGGCGGTCTCTATGTTCCGGCAAGTTTGCCTGTCTTCACTGAGGAGCAGATTACCAGTTGGTCGTGGCTACCCTTCGATGAGCTGGTCTGGCGAGTAGTCTCGCCCTACGTTGGCTCTTCCATGGAGGAAAGCACTCTGCGTGCCTTGCTCAGCGACAGCTATCGGAACTTTAATCACCGCGCTATTACCCCGCTTGAGCAGATTGGCCATAACGAGTGGATACTCCAGCTGTTTCATGGCCCAACCCATTCTTCTAAAGACTTCGCTGCGCAACTGCAATCGCGCTTGGTGGAGCATTTCTTGGGTGAGGTCGGTGGCGAGGCGCTGATTGTCGGTGCGACCAATGGCGATACCGGGCTGGCGGCGCTTGAGGCATTCGCTAATTGTCCGGGCACCCGTATGGCGATTATGTATCCGCGCCATGGGGTACCGGCTGAACAACTCTCTGCCCTGCAAACGGCAGACCCTGAACGGGTTCAGCTTTTTCCGGTAGACGGTAATTTCGACGACTGCCAGACGTTGGTCTCCCGGCTCTTACGGGACTGGCCGTTAGAGGGGGTAATACCGGTCTGTTTCAACTCCACCAACTGGGTCGGTGTCCTCGCACAGATCGTTTTTTATTTCCACGCGGCCTTGCAGCTGGGCGGGGGGACACGTCCTGTAGGCTTCAGCGTTCCAGCGGCCAGCTCTGCTGAGATCTACGCCGGCTACCTTGCCCAGAAAATGGGATTGCCCATCAATCAGGTGATCATTTCTACGAACAGTAATGATGCACTTCACCAGTTCATCCATCGCAATCGCTATTCGACCCGAGTGAGTAACCGTACGTTATCTCCCGCAATGGATTTCTCTCTTTTCTCCAACCTGGAACGGTTCATCTGGGAGCTGTATGGGCACGATGGGGGCTCAGTGAAGGCGCTGATGGAGCATTTTGAGGACTGCGGCGAGTTAAGCATTGGCAACCAGCAGTGGCTGCGGGCTCGAGTGCTGTTCGATTCCTATGCGGTAGACGAATCACAGGTTCGCGACGAAGTCGTCAAGTTGTTCCGTGAGACCGGGTCTGCAATCGATCCACATACCGCCGTCGGCGTACTGGCTGGCCGAATTCATCGACGCAGCCTGGGGGCTCCGATGGTGACCTTTGGGCAAATTGCTCCAGCCAAGTCCGCGGCCCTATTGTCCGAATTAGGTGTCTGGCGGGGAGAGGTGCCCACGACTCCCGACATTCTTGCTCAGCCACCGTACTTGGCTAAAGGCGATCTGGAGGGGCTGTGCCAAGCCCTCTTGTTGGCGCGGCAGAGGCACGTATGAAGCGCATTCTGGATCCGCTGGATGAGCGCATCCTCGCCGAACTCACCGCGAATGCTCGAATCGCCCATGTTGAGCTGGGCGCCAAGATCAACTTGTCTCGCAATGCTGTGCGGCAGCGCATTGAGCGTCTTGAGCGAGACGGCGCCATTCAGGGTTATACGGTGCGCCTCGGTGATTCCCGACGGCCTTCATCGCTGATCAGTGCCGTGATCTTTGTCTACCGCTACGACCGCATGCGT
The window above is part of the Pseudomonas sp. B21-048 genome. Proteins encoded here:
- the thrC gene encoding threonine synthase, encoding MYYVSTRGGEVRADFRSVVLSGLAEDGGLYVPASLPVFTEEQITSWSWLPFDELVWRVVSPYVGSSMEESTLRALLSDSYRNFNHRAITPLEQIGHNEWILQLFHGPTHSSKDFAAQLQSRLVEHFLGEVGGEALIVGATNGDTGLAALEAFANCPGTRMAIMYPRHGVPAEQLSALQTADPERVQLFPVDGNFDDCQTLVSRLLRDWPLEGVIPVCFNSTNWVGVLAQIVFYFHAALQLGGGTRPVGFSVPAASSAEIYAGYLAQKMGLPINQVIISTNSNDALHQFIHRNRYSTRVSNRTLSPAMDFSLFSNLERFIWELYGHDGGSVKALMEHFEDCGELSIGNQQWLRARVLFDSYAVDESQVRDEVVKLFRETGSAIDPHTAVGVLAGRIHRRSLGAPMVTFGQIAPAKSAALLSELGVWRGEVPTTPDILAQPPYLAKGDLEGLCQALLLARQRHV
- a CDS encoding Lrp/AsnC family transcriptional regulator produces the protein MKRILDPLDERILAELTANARIAHVELGAKINLSRNAVRQRIERLERDGAIQGYTVRLGDSRRPSSLISAVIFVYRYDRMRGEEVLAALRSLPEVVQCEVLSGEFDLMLRVNAASPERVHLVWKEISAMPGVENTVTSFVLSAVF